A window of the Streptomyces luomodiensis genome harbors these coding sequences:
- a CDS encoding polyribonucleotide nucleotidyltransferase, which translates to MENETHYAEAVIDNGTFGTRTIRFETGRLARQAAGSAVAYLDDDTMVLSATTVSKNPKDQLDFFPLTVDVEERMYAAGRIPGSFFRREGRPSEDAILTCRLIDRPLRPSFKKGLRNEIQIVETVMALNPDHLYDVVAINAASCSTQLAGLPFSGPIGGTRVALIQGQWVAFPTHSELEEAVFDMVVAGRVLDDGDVAIMMVEAEATEKTIQLVKGGAEAPTEEVVAAGLEASKPFIKVLCKAQADLAAKAAKPTGEFPIFLDYQDDVLEALTAAVRDELAQALTIAGKQERETELDRVKGLAAEKLLPQFEGREKEISAAYRALTKTLVRERVIKEKKRIDGRGVTDIRTLAAEVEAIPRVHGSALFERGETQILGVTTLNMLRMEQQLDTLSPETRKRYMHNYNFPPYSTGETGRVGSPKRREIGHGALAERALLPVLPTREEFPYAIRQVSEALGSNGSTSMGSVCASTMSLLNAGVPLKAPVAGIAMGLISQEIDGETHYVTLTDILGAEDAFGDMDFKVAGTKQFVTALQLDTKLDGIPASVLAAALKQARDARLHILDVMNEAIDVPDEMSPNAPRIITVKIPVDKIGEVIGPKGKMINQIQEDTGADITIEDDGTIYIGAADGPAAEAARATINGIANPTMPEVGERYLGTVVKTTTFGAFVSLLPGKDGLLHISQIRKLAGGKRVENVEDVLQVGAKVQVEIAEIDQRGKLSLIPVLEDEEGGDEAKADETKKDEASQ; encoded by the coding sequence AGGCCGCCGGTTCGGCCGTGGCCTACCTGGACGACGACACCATGGTGCTGTCGGCCACCACCGTTTCCAAGAACCCCAAGGACCAGCTCGACTTCTTCCCGCTCACGGTCGACGTCGAGGAGCGGATGTACGCGGCGGGGCGCATCCCTGGTTCGTTCTTCCGCCGTGAGGGCCGTCCCTCCGAGGACGCGATCCTCACCTGCCGTCTGATCGACCGCCCGCTGCGCCCGTCCTTCAAGAAGGGCCTGCGCAACGAGATCCAGATCGTCGAGACGGTCATGGCGCTCAACCCCGACCACCTCTACGACGTGGTCGCGATCAACGCCGCCTCCTGCTCCACGCAGCTGGCCGGGCTGCCCTTCTCCGGTCCGATCGGCGGCACCCGCGTCGCCCTGATCCAGGGCCAGTGGGTGGCCTTCCCGACCCACTCCGAGCTGGAGGAGGCCGTCTTCGACATGGTCGTCGCCGGCCGGGTGCTGGACGACGGCGATGTCGCGATCATGATGGTCGAGGCCGAGGCCACCGAGAAGACCATCCAGCTGGTCAAGGGCGGCGCCGAGGCGCCCACCGAGGAGGTCGTCGCCGCCGGTCTGGAGGCGTCGAAGCCCTTCATCAAGGTCTTGTGCAAGGCGCAGGCGGACCTCGCCGCCAAGGCCGCCAAGCCGACCGGCGAGTTCCCGATCTTCCTCGACTACCAGGACGACGTCCTGGAGGCGCTGACCGCCGCCGTCCGCGACGAGCTGGCCCAGGCGCTGACCATCGCGGGCAAGCAGGAGCGCGAGACCGAGCTGGACCGCGTCAAGGGTCTGGCCGCCGAGAAGCTGCTGCCGCAGTTCGAGGGGCGTGAGAAGGAGATCTCCGCCGCGTACCGCGCGCTGACCAAGACCCTGGTGCGCGAGCGCGTCATCAAGGAGAAGAAGCGCATCGACGGCCGCGGCGTCACGGACATCCGTACCCTCGCCGCCGAGGTCGAGGCGATTCCGCGGGTCCACGGCTCGGCGCTGTTCGAGCGGGGCGAGACCCAGATCCTGGGCGTCACCACGCTCAACATGCTCCGCATGGAGCAGCAGCTGGACACGCTCTCGCCCGAGACGCGCAAGCGCTACATGCACAACTACAACTTCCCGCCGTACTCCACCGGTGAGACCGGCCGCGTCGGCTCCCCCAAGCGCCGCGAGATCGGCCACGGCGCCCTGGCCGAGCGGGCGCTGCTGCCGGTGCTGCCCACGCGCGAGGAGTTCCCGTACGCCATCCGCCAGGTCTCCGAGGCGCTCGGCTCCAACGGCTCGACCTCCATGGGGTCGGTCTGCGCCTCGACGATGTCGCTGCTCAACGCCGGTGTGCCGCTGAAGGCCCCGGTCGCGGGCATCGCCATGGGCCTGATCTCCCAGGAGATCGACGGCGAGACCCACTACGTCACCCTCACCGACATCCTCGGTGCGGAGGACGCGTTCGGCGACATGGACTTCAAGGTCGCCGGCACCAAGCAGTTCGTCACCGCGCTTCAGCTGGACACCAAGCTGGACGGCATCCCGGCGTCCGTGCTGGCCGCGGCCCTCAAGCAGGCCCGCGACGCCCGGCTGCACATCCTCGATGTGATGAACGAGGCCATCGACGTCCCGGACGAGATGTCCCCCAACGCGCCGCGGATCATCACCGTCAAGATCCCGGTCGACAAGATCGGTGAGGTCATCGGCCCCAAGGGCAAGATGATCAACCAGATCCAGGAGGACACCGGCGCCGACATCACCATCGAGGACGACGGCACCATCTACATCGGTGCCGCCGACGGCCCGGCCGCCGAGGCCGCCCGCGCGACCATCAACGGCATCGCCAACCCGACCATGCCGGAGGTCGGCGAGCGCTACCTGGGCACGGTCGTGAAGACCACCACCTTCGGTGCCTTCGTCTCCCTGCTCCCGGGCAAGGACGGCCTGCTGCACATCTCGCAGATCCGCAAGCTCGCCGGCGGCAAGCGCGTGGAGAACGTCGAGGACGTGCTGCAGGTCGGCGCCAAGGTCCAGGTCGAGATCGCCGAGATCGACCAGCGCGGCAAGCTCTCCCTGATCCCGGTCCTCGAGGACGAAGAGGGCGGGGACGAGGCGAAGGCGGACGAGACGAAGAAGGACGAAGCCTCCCAGTGA
- a CDS encoding M16 family metallopeptidase: MTSRAHAATARTSSEERAVARTQTLLEGENGIGTVRRTTLPGGLRVVTETLPSVRSATFGIWAHVGSRDETRTLGGATHYLEHLLFKGTRRRSALDISAAIDAVGGEMNAFTAKEYTCYYARVLDTDLPLAIDVVCDMLTGSVIDAADVDAERGVILEEIAMTEDDPGDCVHDLFAHTMLGDTPLGRPVLGTVDTVNALGRDQIARFYRKHYDPTHLVVAAAGNVDHDDVVRQVHAAFDRAGALSRADAAPVAPRAGTRAIRTAGKVELLNRKTEQAHVVLGMGGIPRTDDRRWALGVLNTALGGGMSSRLFQEVREKRGLAYSVYSYTSSFADCGLFGVYAGCRPNQVHDVLKICRDELTQVAENGLSDEELRRAVGQLAGSTVLGLEDTGALMNRIGKSELCWGEQMSVDDMLARIAAVTPDEVREVARDVLGRRPSLSVIGPLKDKQAARLDEAVA, encoded by the coding sequence GTGACGTCCCGCGCTCACGCGGCGACGGCCCGCACCTCTTCGGAGGAGCGGGCCGTCGCCCGTACCCAAACGCTGCTCGAGGGCGAGAACGGCATCGGCACGGTCCGCAGGACGACCCTCCCCGGGGGCCTGCGCGTCGTCACCGAGACCCTGCCGTCCGTGCGCTCGGCGACCTTCGGCATCTGGGCGCACGTCGGCTCGCGCGACGAGACCCGTACGCTCGGCGGCGCCACCCACTACCTGGAGCACCTGCTCTTCAAGGGCACCCGGCGGCGCAGCGCGCTGGACATCTCCGCCGCCATCGACGCGGTCGGCGGCGAGATGAACGCCTTCACCGCCAAGGAGTACACCTGCTACTACGCACGGGTGCTCGACACTGATCTGCCGCTGGCCATCGACGTCGTCTGCGACATGCTGACCGGCTCGGTGATCGACGCGGCGGACGTGGACGCGGAGCGCGGTGTCATCCTCGAAGAGATCGCGATGACCGAGGACGACCCGGGCGACTGTGTGCACGACCTGTTCGCCCACACCATGCTCGGTGACACCCCGCTCGGCCGCCCGGTCCTGGGCACCGTGGACACCGTCAACGCCCTGGGCCGCGACCAGATCGCCCGCTTCTACCGCAAGCACTACGACCCGACGCATCTGGTCGTCGCCGCCGCGGGCAATGTGGACCACGACGACGTCGTCCGCCAGGTGCACGCCGCGTTCGACCGCGCGGGCGCCCTGTCCCGTGCCGACGCGGCCCCGGTCGCCCCGCGCGCCGGCACCCGCGCGATCCGTACGGCCGGCAAGGTCGAGCTGCTGAACCGCAAGACCGAGCAGGCCCATGTCGTCCTCGGTATGGGCGGCATCCCGCGCACCGACGACCGCCGCTGGGCGCTCGGGGTGCTCAACACCGCGCTCGGCGGCGGTATGAGCTCCCGGCTCTTCCAGGAGGTCCGGGAGAAGCGCGGGCTCGCCTACAGCGTCTACTCCTACACCTCGAGCTTCGCCGACTGCGGACTCTTCGGCGTCTACGCCGGCTGCCGCCCGAACCAGGTGCACGACGTTCTCAAGATCTGCCGCGACGAGCTCACCCAGGTCGCGGAGAATGGCCTGAGCGACGAGGAACTGCGGCGCGCCGTCGGCCAGCTCGCCGGCTCCACCGTGCTGGGCCTGGAGGACACCGGCGCGCTGATGAACCGGATCGGCAAGAGCGAGCTGTGCTGGGGCGAGCAGATGTCGGTGGACGACATGCTCGCGCGGATCGCGGCGGTCACCCCGGACGAGGTGCGCGAGGTGGCGCGCGATGTACTGGGGCGGCGTCCTTCGCTGTCCGTCATCGGCCCGCTGAAGGACAAGCAGGCGGCCCGTCTCGACGAGGCCGTCGCCTAG
- the dapB gene encoding 4-hydroxy-tetrahydrodipicolinate reductase encodes MSKLRVAVLGAKGRIGSEAVRAVEAAEDMELVAALGRGDRLETLVEAGAEVAVELTEPASVMDNLEFCVRHGIHGVVGTTGWTDERLAALRGWLDASPRTGVLIAPNFSIGAVLTMRFARQAARFFESVEVIELHHPNKVDAPSGTAARTAQLIAEARREAGCAPQPDATATGLDGARGADVAGVPVHSVRLRGLLAHQEVLLGGEGETLTIRHDSTHHSSFMPGILLGVRRVVTAPGLTFGLEHFLDLD; translated from the coding sequence ATGAGCAAGCTGCGTGTGGCCGTCCTCGGGGCCAAGGGCCGGATCGGCTCCGAGGCCGTACGAGCTGTGGAGGCCGCCGAGGACATGGAACTGGTCGCCGCGCTGGGGCGGGGCGACCGGCTCGAGACCCTGGTCGAGGCGGGCGCCGAGGTGGCGGTCGAGCTGACCGAGCCGGCCTCGGTGATGGACAACCTCGAGTTCTGTGTCCGCCACGGCATCCACGGCGTCGTCGGCACCACCGGCTGGACGGACGAGCGCCTGGCGGCGCTGCGCGGCTGGCTCGACGCCTCGCCGCGCACCGGCGTGCTCATCGCGCCGAACTTCTCCATCGGCGCCGTGCTGACCATGCGGTTCGCCCGCCAGGCCGCCCGGTTCTTCGAATCGGTCGAGGTCATCGAGTTGCACCACCCCAACAAGGTGGACGCCCCCTCCGGCACCGCCGCGCGCACCGCGCAGCTGATCGCCGAAGCCCGGCGGGAGGCCGGCTGTGCCCCGCAGCCGGACGCCACGGCCACCGGGCTCGACGGGGCACGGGGTGCGGACGTGGCCGGGGTGCCGGTGCACTCGGTGCGGCTGCGCGGGCTCCTCGCCCATCAGGAGGTCCTGCTGGGCGGCGAGGGCGAGACGCTCACCATCCGCCATGACTCCACCCACCACAGCAGCTTCATGCCGGGCATCCTGCTCGGCGTCCGCCGCGTGGTGACCGCCCCCGGCCTGACCTTCGGCCTGGAACACTTCCTGGATCTGGACTGA
- a CDS encoding tetratricopeptide repeat protein, which produces MRAKITYFVLAAVLVVYFVLVGDRGVLLIREGTPVTVAFGVAVLVMPLIGAWFLWQTTQFARSADRLARELEAEGGLPVDELVRTPGGRIDRDSADAVFAKRRTETERSPDDWRSWFRLAVAYHDARDTARARKAMQRAIALHDGKPVRAARG; this is translated from the coding sequence GTGCGCGCAAAGATCACGTATTTCGTTCTCGCGGCCGTCCTGGTCGTCTACTTCGTGCTGGTCGGCGACCGCGGGGTGCTGCTGATCCGGGAGGGCACCCCGGTCACCGTCGCCTTCGGCGTGGCGGTGCTGGTGATGCCGCTCATCGGCGCCTGGTTCCTGTGGCAGACCACGCAGTTCGCGCGGAGCGCGGACCGGCTCGCCCGCGAGCTGGAGGCGGAGGGCGGCCTTCCGGTCGATGAGCTGGTACGGACGCCCGGCGGGCGGATCGACCGGGACTCGGCGGACGCCGTCTTCGCCAAGCGCCGGACCGAGACGGAGCGGTCGCCGGACGACTGGCGGTCCTGGTTCCGGCTCGCCGTGGCCTACCACGACGCCCGGGACACCGCGCGCGCCCGTAAGGCGATGCAGCGCGCCATCGCCCTGCACGACGGCAAACCGGTGCGGGCGGCCCGGGGCTGA
- a CDS encoding PH domain-containing protein — MPLPFLTADRARDDDAAAGADPLGYEDRDRWRRPYRPGPWRVGGSAVALLLASYVLFSALIIALAGSLGAAGVCAALGALMIVAAVRLVRAGVEVSAQGLRRTGLLRSTTVRWQDIAAIRTVQQPVRWLGLPRTVQGEAVLLEPVRGGAPRTLFTSHDADFLGRAESFEAAADAIEDWAAAHH, encoded by the coding sequence GTGCCCCTGCCCTTCCTGACCGCCGACCGCGCCCGCGACGACGACGCGGCGGCCGGAGCGGATCCGCTCGGCTACGAGGACCGGGACCGCTGGCGCCGTCCCTACCGACCGGGGCCCTGGAGGGTCGGGGGCTCCGCCGTCGCGCTGCTGCTCGCCTCGTATGTGCTCTTCTCCGCGCTGATCATCGCGCTGGCGGGATCGCTGGGCGCGGCGGGCGTCTGCGCCGCCCTCGGGGCGCTGATGATCGTGGCAGCCGTAAGGCTGGTACGCGCGGGCGTCGAGGTGAGCGCCCAGGGGCTGCGCCGGACCGGCCTCCTGCGGAGCACCACCGTGCGGTGGCAGGACATCGCCGCGATACGCACGGTCCAGCAGCCGGTCCGCTGGCTGGGCCTGCCGCGCACCGTCCAGGGCGAGGCGGTGCTGCTCGAACCGGTGCGCGGTGGAGCCCCGCGCACCCTGTTCACCAGCCATGACGCCGACTTCCTGGGCCGCGCGGAAAGCTTCGAGGCGGCCGCCGACGCGATCGAGGACTGGGCCGCCGCCCATCACTGA
- the thyX gene encoding FAD-dependent thymidylate synthase, producing MTQTPAETEKARFRSDVTVELVKHSAADSDVLWAARVSTAGEQSLEEVTKDPERSKGLINFLMRDRHGSPFEHNSMTFFISAPIFVFREFMRHRVGWSYNEESGRYRRLEPVFYVPGEDRKLVQQGRPGKYEFVEGTPAQHELTGRVMEDTYRHAYAAYQEMLAAGVAREVARSVLPVGLFSSMYATCNARSLMHFLGLRTQHEQAAVPSFPQREIEMVGERMEAAWARLMPLTYAAFNANGRVAP from the coding sequence GTGACCCAGACCCCCGCCGAGACCGAGAAGGCCCGTTTCCGCAGCGATGTGACCGTCGAGCTGGTCAAGCACAGCGCCGCCGACTCCGACGTGCTGTGGGCCGCGCGGGTGTCCACCGCGGGCGAGCAGTCCCTCGAGGAGGTCACCAAGGACCCGGAGCGCTCCAAGGGGCTGATCAACTTCCTGATGCGGGACCGGCACGGCAGTCCGTTCGAGCACAACTCGATGACCTTCTTCATCAGCGCCCCGATCTTCGTCTTCCGCGAGTTCATGCGGCACCGCGTGGGCTGGTCGTACAACGAGGAGTCCGGTCGCTACCGCCGTCTCGAGCCGGTGTTCTACGTGCCGGGGGAGGACCGGAAGCTGGTCCAGCAGGGCCGCCCCGGGAAGTACGAGTTCGTCGAGGGCACCCCGGCGCAGCACGAGCTGACCGGCCGGGTGATGGAGGACACATACCGCCACGCCTACGCGGCGTACCAGGAGATGCTGGCCGCCGGAGTGGCCCGCGAGGTGGCCCGGTCCGTGCTCCCGGTCGGCCTGTTCTCCTCGATGTACGCGACCTGCAACGCCCGCTCGCTGATGCACTTCCTGGGCCTGCGCACCCAGCATGAGCAGGCGGCGGTGCCCTCGTTCCCGCAGCGGGAGATCGAGATGGTCGGGGAGCGGATGGAGGCGGCCTGGGCGCGGCTGATGCCGCTCACCTACGCCGCCTTCAACGCCAACGGCCGGGTGGCCCCGTAG
- the dapA gene encoding 4-hydroxy-tetrahydrodipicolinate synthase, with the protein MAPTSTSQTPFGRVLTAMVTPFTADGALDLDGAQRLAAHLVDAGNDGLVVNGTTGESPTTSDAEKAQLVRAVVEAVGDRAHVVAGAGTNDTRHSVELARAAEQAGAHGLLAVTPYYSKPPQEGLLRHFTAIADATGLPVMLYDIPGRSGVPIGTETIVRLAEHPRIVANKDAKGDLGRASWAIARSRLAWYSGDDMLNLPLLSVGAVGFVSVVGHLVSPELRAMLEAHLAGDVAKATEIHQKLLPVFTGMFRTQGVITTKAALALQGQSAGPLRLPLVELTAEETEQLTRDLAAGGVQL; encoded by the coding sequence ATGGCACCGACATCCACATCGCAGACCCCTTTCGGGCGGGTGCTGACCGCCATGGTCACGCCATTCACCGCTGACGGCGCGCTCGACCTCGACGGCGCCCAGCGACTCGCCGCTCATCTGGTGGACGCCGGCAATGACGGCCTGGTCGTCAACGGCACCACCGGCGAGTCCCCCACCACCAGCGATGCGGAGAAAGCCCAGCTCGTGCGCGCCGTGGTCGAGGCGGTCGGTGACCGCGCCCACGTCGTGGCCGGGGCCGGTACCAATGACACCCGGCACAGCGTCGAGCTCGCCCGCGCGGCCGAGCAGGCGGGTGCCCACGGGCTGCTGGCCGTCACGCCGTACTACAGCAAGCCCCCGCAGGAAGGCCTCCTCCGGCACTTCACCGCCATCGCCGACGCCACCGGCCTGCCGGTCATGCTCTACGACATCCCCGGCCGCAGCGGCGTCCCGATCGGCACCGAGACCATCGTCCGGCTCGCCGAGCACCCGCGCATCGTGGCCAACAAGGACGCCAAGGGCGACCTCGGGCGCGCCAGCTGGGCCATCGCCCGCTCCCGCCTCGCCTGGTACTCCGGTGACGACATGCTGAACCTGCCGCTGCTGTCGGTCGGCGCGGTCGGCTTCGTCTCCGTGGTCGGCCACCTGGTCAGCCCCGAACTGCGGGCGATGCTCGAAGCCCATCTCGCGGGCGACGTCGCGAAGGCAACGGAGATCCACCAGAAGCTGCTGCCGGTCTTCACCGGCATGTTCCGCACCCAGGGAGTGATCACGACCAAGGCCGCGCTCGCCCTCCAGGGCCAGTCCGCGGGGCCGCTGCGCCTGCCGTTGGTCGAGCTGACCGCCGAGGAAACGGAACAGCTCACGCGCGATCTCGCCGCCGGCGGGGTACAGCTCTAA